A section of the Deinococcus cellulosilyticus NBRC 106333 = KACC 11606 genome encodes:
- the hisF gene encoding imidazole glycerol phosphate synthase subunit HisF: MITKRIIPCLDVQNGRVVKNVKFFENHRDAGNPLLLAQKYEHEQADELVFYDITASHEGRKLMLEVAKDVAESVMMPLTIGGGVNSVEDFRNLLLSGADKISVNSSAIRNPDLIRAASDHFGAQCVVLSIDAKRRPDGSGWNVHLNGGRVDTGIDLIEWVHKGQELGAGEIVLNVMDADGTQSGFDLLATRTVKENVDVPVVASGGAGKLEDFYDVLTAGKADAALAASVFHFGMLTVRQVKDYLTGRGIQVRGFVE; this comes from the coding sequence GTGATTACGAAGCGCATCATCCCGTGTCTGGATGTTCAAAATGGTCGGGTGGTCAAGAACGTCAAGTTCTTTGAAAACCACCGAGATGCCGGAAACCCTTTGCTGCTCGCCCAGAAGTACGAACACGAACAGGCCGACGAACTGGTCTTCTATGACATCACCGCCAGCCATGAAGGCCGTAAACTGATGCTGGAAGTGGCGAAAGACGTGGCAGAAAGCGTGATGATGCCCCTCACCATCGGAGGTGGCGTGAACAGCGTGGAGGATTTCAGGAACCTGCTGCTCTCGGGGGCAGACAAGATTTCTGTGAATTCCAGTGCCATCCGCAACCCGGACCTGATCCGGGCTGCCAGCGACCACTTTGGAGCCCAGTGTGTGGTGCTCTCGATTGATGCCAAACGCAGACCGGATGGTTCGGGCTGGAATGTGCACCTGAATGGGGGCCGTGTGGACACCGGCATCGACCTGATCGAGTGGGTCCACAAGGGTCAGGAACTGGGTGCAGGCGAAATTGTGCTGAACGTGATGGATGCAGACGGTACCCAGTCCGGGTTTGATCTGCTGGCCACCCGCACCGTGAAAGAGAATGTGGATGTGCCCGTGGTGGCCTCGGGTGGTGCGGGCAAGCTGGAAGATTTTTATGATGTTCTGACCGCAGGGAAGGCCGATGCTGCCCTTGCCGCCAGTGTGTTTCACTTCGGGATGCTCACGGTGCGTCAGGTGAAGGATTACCTGACGGGTCGCGGCATTCAGGTGAGAGGGTTTGTGGAATGA
- the hisIE gene encoding bifunctional phosphoribosyl-AMP cyclohydrolase/phosphoribosyl-ATP diphosphatase HisIE produces the protein MNLSELKYNEDGLVPVVTQDARSGEVLMLAWANQEALEHTLSTLEGTYYSRSRQELWIKGKTSGNTQKVLGVRYDCDSDAVLYLVEQQGPACHTGKQSCFHNPLMEEAGHTQLGFVVSEVYKTILDRIEHQPEGSYVTTMHKAGLDRILKKIPEEAGEVLLAAKNSDPKELATETADLLFHTLFVMAELGVKPEDIAGVLSSRMGKSGLRGPKPVG, from the coding sequence ATGAATCTGAGTGAACTGAAGTACAACGAGGACGGTCTGGTCCCGGTGGTGACGCAGGATGCCCGCAGTGGTGAAGTCCTGATGCTCGCCTGGGCCAACCAGGAAGCCCTGGAACACACCCTGAGCACCCTGGAAGGCACCTATTATTCCCGCAGCCGTCAGGAACTGTGGATCAAGGGCAAAACCAGTGGCAACACGCAGAAGGTTCTGGGTGTCCGTTACGACTGTGACAGCGACGCTGTACTGTATCTGGTGGAGCAGCAGGGTCCAGCGTGCCACACGGGCAAGCAGTCCTGTTTCCACAATCCCCTCATGGAAGAAGCAGGGCACACCCAGCTTGGCTTTGTGGTCAGTGAGGTGTACAAAACCATTCTGGACCGCATCGAGCATCAGCCTGAGGGGTCTTACGTGACCACCATGCACAAAGCGGGCCTGGACCGCATCCTCAAGAAAATACCTGAAGAGGCCGGAGAGGTTTTGCTGGCCGCCAAGAACAGCGACCCAAAAGAGCTTGCCACAGAAACCGCCGATCTGCTGTTCCACACCCTCTTTGTGATGGCAGAACTGGGTGTGAAGCCCGAGGACATCGCTGGTGTGCTGTCCAGTCGCATGGGCAAAAGTGGTTTACGTGGACCGAAACCGGTGGGATAA